The following coding sequences are from one Devosia neptuniae window:
- the nuoG gene encoding NADH-quinone oxidoreductase subunit NuoG, translated as MANIKVDGQLVEVPDYYTLMQAAEAAGAEIPRFCYHERLSVAGNCRMCLVEVKGGPPKPQASCAMSVKDLRPGPNGEPPEMFTNTPMVKKAREGVMEFLLINHPLDCPICDQGGECDLQDQAMAYGVDKNRFAENKRAVEDKYIGPLVKTSMNRCIHCTRCVRFTTEVAGIAEMGLLGRGEDAEITTYLEKALTSELQGNVIDLCPVGALTSKPYAFNARPWELTKTESIDVMDAVGSAIRVDSRGREVMRVLPRINEAINEEWISDKTRFIWDGLKSQRLDRPYVRKNKKLGATTWDDAFQTVAKALKKPGARIGAIAGDLAGAEELYALKALLASLGSGNVDARPAGSALSPANGRASYIFNPTIAGIEQADAILLIGTNPRREAAVLNARIRKVWRATGLPIGLIGESADLTYTVQHLGNGSDSLADLTAGKGSFAELWANAKKPLVIVGEGAATADVLAAAAKLATSNTEIEAGWNGFAVLHNAAARVGALDVGFVPAKGAADTAAMLAGGVDVLFLVGADEVDMSQLGETLVVYIGTHGDNGAHRADVILPGAAYTEKSATYVNTEGRVQVTNRAVFPPGEAKEDWAIIRALSAVAGQPLAFNSLAQLRAAMYAEFPHLARIDAIAEGKPADIAKLAKTSPKGKKAAFVSPVADFYLSNPIARASAVMGESAALAAGLRQAAE; from the coding sequence ATGGCAAATATCAAGGTTGACGGCCAACTCGTCGAAGTTCCTGACTATTACACGCTGATGCAGGCGGCCGAGGCCGCTGGCGCGGAAATCCCGCGCTTCTGCTATCACGAGCGCCTGTCGGTGGCCGGCAATTGCCGCATGTGCCTGGTCGAGGTGAAGGGCGGTCCGCCCAAGCCGCAGGCCAGTTGCGCCATGTCGGTCAAGGATTTGCGGCCGGGCCCCAATGGCGAACCGCCTGAAATGTTCACCAACACGCCGATGGTCAAAAAGGCCCGCGAAGGCGTGATGGAATTCCTGCTGATCAACCACCCGCTCGATTGCCCGATCTGCGATCAGGGCGGCGAATGCGATCTCCAGGACCAGGCCATGGCCTATGGCGTGGACAAGAACCGCTTTGCCGAGAACAAGCGCGCCGTCGAGGACAAGTATATTGGCCCGCTGGTCAAGACCTCGATGAACCGTTGCATCCACTGCACGCGCTGCGTCCGCTTCACCACCGAAGTCGCCGGCATTGCCGAGATGGGTCTGCTGGGTCGCGGCGAAGACGCCGAGATCACCACCTATCTCGAAAAGGCGCTCACCAGCGAGTTGCAGGGCAATGTGATCGATCTGTGCCCGGTGGGCGCGCTGACCTCCAAGCCCTATGCCTTCAACGCCCGCCCCTGGGAGCTGACCAAGACCGAATCCATCGACGTGATGGACGCGGTTGGTTCGGCCATCCGTGTCGATAGCCGTGGCCGCGAAGTCATGCGCGTGCTGCCGCGTATCAACGAGGCGATCAACGAAGAGTGGATTTCCGACAAGACCCGCTTCATCTGGGATGGCCTCAAGAGCCAGCGCCTCGATCGCCCTTATGTGCGCAAGAACAAGAAGCTGGGCGCTACCACCTGGGATGATGCCTTCCAGACCGTCGCCAAGGCCCTCAAGAAGCCCGGTGCCCGCATCGGCGCTATCGCCGGTGATCTGGCCGGTGCCGAAGAGCTCTATGCGCTCAAGGCGCTGCTGGCTTCGCTCGGCTCGGGCAATGTCGACGCACGTCCCGCCGGATCGGCCTTGTCGCCCGCCAATGGCCGCGCCTCCTACATCTTCAACCCGACTATTGCCGGGATCGAACAGGCTGATGCCATCCTGCTGATCGGCACCAATCCGCGCCGCGAAGCTGCTGTGCTCAATGCCCGCATCCGCAAGGTGTGGCGCGCAACCGGCTTGCCGATCGGCCTGATCGGCGAGAGTGCCGATCTGACCTACACTGTGCAGCATCTGGGCAATGGCTCGGATTCGCTGGCTGATCTTACCGCCGGCAAGGGCAGCTTTGCCGAGCTTTGGGCCAATGCCAAGAAGCCGCTGGTGATCGTGGGTGAAGGCGCTGCGACTGCCGATGTGCTGGCTGCTGCCGCCAAGCTGGCGACGTCGAACACCGAAATCGAAGCCGGCTGGAACGGCTTTGCCGTGCTGCACAATGCCGCCGCCCGCGTCGGCGCGCTCGATGTCGGCTTCGTGCCGGCCAAGGGTGCTGCTGACACCGCCGCCATGCTGGCCGGTGGCGTCGATGTGCTGTTCCTGGTTGGCGCCGACGAAGTCGACATGTCCCAACTCGGCGAGACGCTTGTCGTCTATATCGGCACCCATGGCGACAATGGTGCACACCGCGCCGACGTCATCCTGCCGGGCGCTGCCTACACCGAGAAGAGCGCCACCTATGTCAACACCGAGGGCCGCGTGCAGGTGACCAACCGCGCCGTGTTCCCGCCGGGCGAAGCCAAGGAAGATTGGGCCATCATCCGTGCCCTGTCGGCCGTGGCCGGCCAGCCGCTGGCCTTCAATTCGCTGGCACAGCTGCGGGCCGCCATGTATGCGGAATTCCCGCACCTGGCCCGTATCGATGCCATTGCCGAAGGCAAGCCAGCCGATATCGCCAAGCTCGCCAAGACTTCGCCCAAGGGCAAGAAGGCCGCTTTCGTGTCGCCGGTGGCGGATTTCTATCTCAGCAATCCGATTGCCCGCGCATCCGCCGTCATGGGCGAATCCGCCGCATTGGCCGCTGGCCTGCGCCAGGCAGCGGAGTAG
- the nuoF gene encoding NADH-quinone oxidoreductase subunit NuoF produces MLADKDRIFTNLYGQGDWGLEGARSRGAWVGTKEFIDSGRDWITNEVKASGLRGRGGAGFPTALKWTFMPKVNDGRPHYLLVNADESEPGTCKDREILRHDPHHLVEGCLLAARAMDAHLAFIYVRGEFIRERQHLERAVEEAYEARLIGKDNIHGWDLDIIVHHGAGAYICGEETALMESLEGKKGQPRLKPPFPAGMGVYGNPTTVNNVESIAVVPEILRRSGAWFASIGRANNTGTKLMCVSGHVNRPATFEEAMGESFKDIIEKHCGGVRGGWDNLLAVIPGGASVPCVTGEKIQNAIVDFDGLREVGSSMGTAAIIVMDKSTDIIKAIWRLSAFYKHESCGQCTPCREGTGWMMRVMERMVEGRAQKREIDMLFEVTKQIEGHTICALGDAAAWPIQGLIRNFRHVIEARIDQYTYSSTSDGAVPSIAAE; encoded by the coding sequence ATGCTCGCTGACAAGGATCGCATTTTTACTAATCTCTATGGCCAGGGCGACTGGGGCCTTGAAGGCGCGCGGTCTCGCGGCGCCTGGGTCGGCACCAAGGAGTTTATCGACTCCGGGCGCGACTGGATCACCAATGAGGTCAAGGCATCGGGCCTGCGTGGCCGTGGCGGGGCAGGGTTCCCCACCGCGCTCAAATGGACCTTCATGCCCAAGGTCAATGACGGCCGCCCGCATTACCTGCTGGTCAATGCCGACGAATCCGAGCCCGGCACCTGCAAGGACCGCGAAATCCTGCGCCACGATCCGCACCACCTGGTCGAAGGGTGCTTGCTGGCTGCCCGCGCCATGGATGCGCATCTGGCCTTTATCTATGTGCGTGGCGAGTTCATCCGTGAACGCCAGCATCTGGAACGCGCCGTCGAGGAAGCCTATGAGGCCCGCCTGATCGGCAAGGACAATATCCACGGCTGGGACCTGGACATCATCGTCCATCACGGCGCCGGCGCTTACATCTGCGGCGAAGAAACCGCGCTGATGGAATCGCTGGAAGGCAAGAAGGGCCAGCCGCGTCTCAAGCCGCCATTCCCCGCCGGCATGGGCGTCTATGGCAATCCGACCACGGTGAACAACGTCGAATCTATCGCTGTTGTGCCGGAAATCCTTCGCCGTTCGGGCGCCTGGTTTGCTTCGATCGGCCGCGCCAACAATACCGGCACCAAGCTGATGTGCGTTTCGGGCCATGTGAACCGCCCGGCGACCTTTGAAGAAGCCATGGGCGAAAGCTTCAAGGACATTATCGAAAAGCACTGCGGCGGCGTGCGTGGCGGCTGGGACAATCTGCTGGCGGTGATCCCCGGCGGCGCCTCGGTGCCCTGCGTCACCGGCGAGAAAATCCAGAACGCCATCGTCGATTTTGACGGGTTGCGTGAAGTGGGCTCGTCGATGGGCACTGCCGCCATCATCGTGATGGACAAGTCCACGGACATCATCAAGGCAATCTGGCGGCTGTCGGCCTTCTACAAGCATGAAAGCTGCGGCCAGTGCACGCCATGCCGCGAAGGCACGGGCTGGATGATGCGCGTGATGGAACGCATGGTCGAAGGCCGCGCCCAGAAGCGCGAAATCGACATGCTGTTCGAAGTCACCAAGCAGATCGAAGGCCACACTATCTGCGCGCTCGGCGACGCTGCCGCGTGGCCGATCCAGGGCCTGATCCGCAATTTCCGCCACGTCATCGAAGCGCGGATCGACCAGTACACATATTCGTCCACCTCCGATGGCGCTGTGCCGTCGATTGCGGCGGAGTAA
- the nuoE gene encoding NADH-quinone oxidoreductase subunit NuoE, whose amino-acid sequence MVARRLADESVQPAAFAFTADNAKWAEWKIGLYPAGRQQSAVIPLLMRAQDQDGWVSRATIETIADMLGMAYIRVLEVATFYTQFQLQPVGSRAHIQVCGTTPCMLRGAEGLIEVCKSKIHHDPHHLNEDGTLSWEEVECAGACVNAPMVAIFHDTYEDLTAERLEEIIDAFQAGKGDTIKAGSQIERLNSAAEGGRTTLLEKPSAKREKFVPPPPPVDAAAPAAAPAAPAPTTAAKPKDVTAESAPAIKGTPQPAKVSEAKAEGERKAADIAAKANGKPNKAMRENAVGAESDAAKVDGGRAPGKATNAAPAHGATPAGTAKTRAIKAPKANPAEVNPVAEKGGATPLFKAPDGVPDDLKLISGVGPVLEGRLNALGITQWSQVAKLSAEDIAKVEDSLSFKGRVARDNWLQQAEALAKGGIEEYRKVFGKDPR is encoded by the coding sequence ATGGTTGCGCGTCGCCTTGCGGACGAGTCGGTTCAACCGGCCGCGTTCGCCTTTACTGCTGACAACGCCAAATGGGCGGAATGGAAGATCGGGCTTTACCCGGCCGGCCGTCAGCAATCTGCTGTTATTCCGCTGCTTATGCGCGCACAGGATCAGGATGGCTGGGTCAGCCGTGCGACGATCGAAACGATCGCCGACATGCTGGGCATGGCCTATATCCGCGTGCTCGAAGTGGCCACGTTCTATACCCAGTTCCAACTGCAGCCGGTCGGCAGCAGGGCGCATATCCAGGTTTGCGGCACGACGCCGTGCATGCTGCGTGGCGCCGAGGGCCTGATCGAGGTCTGCAAGAGCAAGATCCATCACGATCCGCACCATCTCAACGAAGATGGCACGCTGAGCTGGGAAGAAGTCGAATGCGCGGGCGCCTGCGTCAACGCGCCCATGGTGGCGATTTTTCACGACACTTATGAAGACCTGACGGCCGAACGGCTCGAAGAGATCATCGATGCTTTCCAGGCCGGCAAGGGCGATACGATCAAGGCGGGCTCGCAGATCGAGCGGCTCAATTCGGCTGCTGAAGGCGGTCGCACCACTCTGCTGGAAAAGCCGAGCGCCAAGCGCGAGAAGTTCGTGCCCCCGCCGCCGCCAGTAGATGCGGCGGCTCCCGCAGCGGCCCCAGCCGCCCCCGCGCCGACCACGGCGGCCAAGCCCAAGGACGTGACCGCTGAATCTGCTCCGGCGATCAAGGGCACGCCCCAGCCAGCTAAGGTTTCCGAAGCCAAGGCCGAAGGCGAGCGCAAGGCCGCCGATATTGCGGCCAAGGCGAATGGCAAGCCCAACAAGGCGATGCGGGAAAATGCAGTCGGCGCCGAGTCCGATGCGGCGAAGGTCGACGGGGGCAGGGCTCCCGGCAAGGCCACAAATGCCGCGCCCGCGCATGGTGCGACGCCGGCCGGCACCGCAAAGACCCGTGCGATCAAGGCGCCCAAGGCCAATCCTGCCGAAGTCAATCCGGTGGCAGAAAAGGGCGGCGCAACGCCGCTGTTCAAGGCCCCCGATGGTGTGCCGGATGACCTCAAGCTGATTTCGGGTGTCGGCCCCGTGCTCGAGGGCCGTCTCAACGCTTTGGGCATCACCCAATGGAGCCAGGTTGCAAAGCTCTCGGCCGAGGATATTGCCAAGGTTGAGGACTCGCTGAGCTTCAAGGGTCGCGTTGCGCGCGACAACTGGCTGCAACAGGCCGAGGCACTCGCCAAGGGCGGGATCGAAGAATACCGCAAGGTGTTTGGGAAGGACCCGCGCTAA
- a CDS encoding NADH-quinone oxidoreductase subunit D has protein sequence MTVEAEVRNFTINFGPVHPSAHGVLRLILELDGEIVERVDPHIGLLHRGTEKLIEQKTYLQAVPYFDRLDYVAPMNQEHAFALAVEKLLGLEVPRRGQLIRVLYSEIGRLLAHLMNVTTQAMDVGALTPPLWGFEQREKLMVFYERASGARMHAAYFRPGGVHQDLPQALIDDIETFCETFPKALADIDSLLTNNRIFKQRNVDIGVVDLDDAWNMGFSGVMVRGSGAAWDLRKSQPYECYAEMDFDIPVGKNGDCYDRYLIRMEEMRQSTSIMKQCVAKLNAADGKGPVSSLDGKVVPPSRGEMKKSMEALIHHFKLYTEGYKVPAGEVYAAVEAPKGEFGVYLVSDGSNKPYRCKIRAPGFAHLSAMDFLCRGHMLADVSAILGSLDIVFGEVDR, from the coding sequence ATGACCGTTGAAGCCGAAGTCCGCAATTTCACCATCAACTTTGGGCCGGTTCACCCCTCCGCTCACGGCGTTCTTCGCCTGATTCTGGAGCTGGACGGGGAAATCGTTGAGCGCGTCGATCCGCATATCGGGCTGCTGCATCGCGGCACCGAAAAGCTGATCGAGCAGAAGACCTATCTGCAGGCCGTGCCCTATTTCGATCGCCTCGACTATGTGGCGCCGATGAATCAGGAGCATGCTTTCGCCCTGGCCGTCGAAAAGCTGCTGGGTCTTGAAGTGCCACGCCGCGGCCAGCTGATCCGCGTGCTCTATTCGGAAATCGGGCGCCTTTTGGCCCACCTGATGAACGTCACGACCCAGGCGATGGACGTTGGCGCATTGACGCCGCCGCTCTGGGGCTTCGAGCAGCGCGAAAAGCTCATGGTGTTCTATGAGCGCGCGTCGGGCGCCCGCATGCATGCCGCCTATTTCCGTCCCGGTGGTGTCCATCAGGACCTGCCGCAGGCGCTGATCGACGATATCGAGACCTTCTGCGAGACCTTCCCCAAGGCTCTCGCCGATATCGACAGTCTTCTGACCAATAACCGCATCTTCAAGCAGCGTAATGTCGATATCGGCGTGGTCGATCTCGATGATGCCTGGAATATGGGCTTTTCAGGCGTGATGGTGCGGGGTTCGGGCGCTGCCTGGGACCTGCGCAAGAGCCAACCTTACGAATGCTATGCCGAAATGGATTTCGATATCCCGGTCGGCAAGAATGGCGACTGCTACGACCGCTATCTCATCCGTATGGAAGAGATGCGCCAGTCCACCAGCATCATGAAGCAGTGTGTGGCGAAGCTGAACGCCGCCGATGGCAAGGGCCCGGTGTCCTCGCTCGATGGCAAGGTCGTGCCGCCCAGCCGTGGCGAGATGAAGAAGTCGATGGAAGCGCTGATCCATCACTTCAAGCTCTATACCGAAGGCTACAAGGTGCCGGCTGGCGAGGTTTACGCTGCCGTGGAAGCGCCCAAGGGCGAGTTCGGCGTTTATCTCGTCAGCGACGGCTCCAACAAGCCTTACCGCTGCAAGATCCGCGCGCCGGGTTTTGCGCATTTGTCGGCCATGGATTTCCTGTGTCGCGGCCACATGCTGGCTGATGTCTCGGCCATCCTTGGCTCGCTTGATATCGTGTTCGGAGAGGTTGATCGCTGA
- a CDS encoding NADH-quinone oxidoreductase subunit C, translated as MDEVIQVDPLTALGEHIAGALGGVILANEISYGELTLTIERDAIVAVATFLRDDAKCRFISFTDVTAVDYPERDERFDVVYHFMSPQLNQRIRIKLTTDDTMPVPSITGVFRGADWFERETYDLYGVLFSGHNDLRRILTDYGFDGHPLRKDFPVTGFVQVKYDEERKRVVYEPVKLMQEFRTFDYLSPWEGTDYVLPGDEKAKQ; from the coding sequence ATGGATGAGGTTATCCAGGTTGATCCGCTGACCGCGCTGGGCGAGCACATTGCCGGCGCTTTGGGCGGTGTGATTCTTGCCAACGAAATCAGCTATGGCGAGCTGACACTGACCATCGAGCGCGACGCAATTGTGGCCGTGGCCACTTTCCTGCGCGATGACGCAAAATGCCGGTTCATTAGCTTCACCGACGTGACGGCGGTCGACTACCCGGAACGCGATGAGCGGTTCGACGTGGTCTACCACTTCATGAGCCCGCAGTTGAACCAGCGCATCCGCATCAAGCTGACGACCGACGACACGATGCCGGTGCCCAGCATTACCGGTGTGTTCCGTGGCGCCGACTGGTTCGAGCGCGAGACCTACGATCTCTATGGCGTGCTGTTCTCCGGTCACAATGACCTGCGCCGCATCCTGACCGATTATGGGTTCGATGGGCATCCGCTGCGCAAGGACTTCCCGGTCACCGGCTTCGTTCAGGTCAAATATGACGAAGAGCGCAAGCGGGTTGTCTATGAGCCCGTCAAGCTGATGCAGGAATTCCGCACCTTTGACTATCTGTCGCCTTGGGAGGGTACAGACTATGTGCTGCCCGGTGACGAGAAGGCCAAGCAATGA
- a CDS encoding NuoB/complex I 20 kDa subunit family protein has translation MGLSEQNATLVAPRPTGLIDPRTNKPAGANDPFFTDVTDELADKGFLVSTVSQLVNWARTGSLMWMQTGLACCAVEMMQMSMPRYDIERFGTAPRASPRQSDVLIVAGTLTNKMAPALRKVYDQMPEPRYVISMGSCANGGGYYHYSYSVVRGCDRVLPVDVYVPGCPPTAEALLYGILLLQKKIRRTGTIER, from the coding sequence ATGGGATTGAGCGAACAGAACGCTACGCTGGTCGCGCCGCGCCCCACCGGGCTCATTGACCCGCGCACCAATAAGCCCGCAGGCGCCAATGACCCGTTCTTCACCGATGTGACGGACGAGTTGGCGGATAAGGGCTTCCTGGTCTCCACCGTATCGCAACTGGTCAATTGGGCCCGCACGGGCTCGCTGATGTGGATGCAAACGGGGCTGGCCTGCTGCGCCGTCGAGATGATGCAGATGTCGATGCCACGCTACGATATCGAGCGTTTCGGCACCGCCCCGCGCGCCTCTCCGCGCCAGTCCGACGTGCTGATCGTCGCCGGCACGCTGACCAATAAAATGGCTCCGGCTTTGCGCAAGGTCTACGACCAGATGCCGGAGCCGCGCTATGTCATCTCCATGGGCAGCTGTGCCAATGGCGGCGGTTATTATCACTATTCCTATTCGGTTGTGCGCGGCTGCGATCGCGTGCTGCCGGTGGACGTCTATGTCCCCGGCTGCCCCCCGACCGCTGAAGCGCTTCTTTACGGCATCCTCTTGCTGCAAAAGAAGATTCGGCGCACCGGCACCATCGAACGTTAG
- a CDS encoding NADH-quinone oxidoreductase subunit A, whose product MTDLLSDYLPIVIFIGIAGLIGLSLLVAPFIVAVKRPDPEKVSAFEAGFEAFDDARMKFDVRFYLVSILFIIFDLEVAFLFPWAVAFRDVGWFGFWSMMIFLGVLTVGFIYEWRKGALEWD is encoded by the coding sequence ATGACTGATTTGCTCAGCGACTATCTGCCCATTGTCATTTTCATTGGCATTGCCGGTCTTATCGGACTGTCTCTGCTGGTGGCGCCCTTCATCGTCGCCGTGAAGCGCCCAGACCCCGAAAAGGTCTCCGCCTTCGAAGCCGGCTTTGAAGCCTTCGACGATGCGCGCATGAAGTTCGACGTCCGTTTTTACCTGGTGTCGATTCTCTTCATCATCTTCGACCTCGAAGTGGCTTTCCTCTTCCCCTGGGCCGTGGCGTTCCGGGATGTTGGCTGGTTCGGCTTCTGGTCGATGATGATCTTCCTCGGCGTTCTGACCGTCGGGTTCATTTATGAATGGCGGAAAGGGGCTCTCGAATGGGATTGA
- a CDS encoding outer membrane protein — MFVRSLSLGVAAAALLVGGAQAADLIIPTTPAPIYEAAGFSWDGLYAGVQGGGLFFGDDNNYGVIGAHVGVNFIVADPILLGLEGTAEYVWGQNALDQDISAGNFFINGRVGAIVTDSVLVYALAGVGVETLEDRAIGDDNQGVYQLGAGVELAVSDAVTVRGQVVGYGYFDDAVGDDFFDAAKATIGVSYHF, encoded by the coding sequence ATGTTTGTACGTTCGCTTTCTCTCGGTGTGGCTGCTGCCGCGCTGCTCGTTGGTGGTGCTCAGGCCGCCGACCTCATCATCCCGACCACGCCTGCTCCGATCTATGAAGCAGCCGGTTTCTCTTGGGATGGCCTCTACGCTGGTGTCCAGGGCGGCGGTCTGTTCTTCGGTGATGACAACAACTACGGCGTCATCGGCGCTCACGTTGGCGTGAACTTCATCGTTGCTGACCCGATCCTGCTCGGCCTCGAAGGCACTGCAGAATACGTCTGGGGCCAGAATGCCCTCGACCAGGACATCAGCGCTGGTAACTTCTTCATCAACGGTCGCGTTGGTGCCATCGTGACCGACTCGGTCCTGGTGTACGCACTGGCCGGTGTTGGCGTTGAGACCCTCGAAGATCGCGCCATCGGCGACGACAACCAGGGCGTCTACCAGCTCGGTGCCGGTGTTGAACTTGCTGTTTCCGACGCTGTCACCGTTCGCGGTCAGGTTGTTGGTTATGGCTACTTCGACGACGCTGTTGGCGACGACTTCTTCGACGCTGCCAAGGCAACGATCGGCGTTTCCTACCACTTCTAA
- a CDS encoding outer membrane protein, whose translation MKLFNAFAIAALTATLSTGPAAAADMITVPTSTPVEMPVAESAGFDWSGFYAGVYGVAQHGEDSGTQYGLGVQAGVNAQFDYYLLGAEVAVHGLAGNDGAGETSYGQILGRAGLAVTDDVAVYAAGGYGLDLGAPEEDDMLFGAGVEMAITGNVSVEAQYLRSFPLSGDNAKNQFTVGANYHF comes from the coding sequence ATGAAACTGTTCAACGCATTCGCTATCGCCGCGCTGACCGCCACCCTCTCGACAGGGCCTGCTGCTGCGGCCGACATGATCACCGTTCCCACCTCTACGCCCGTTGAAATGCCCGTTGCCGAGTCAGCCGGCTTCGACTGGAGCGGCTTTTATGCAGGCGTCTATGGCGTCGCGCAGCATGGCGAGGACAGCGGCACGCAATACGGCCTGGGCGTCCAGGCCGGCGTCAACGCTCAATTCGACTATTATCTGTTGGGTGCCGAAGTGGCCGTGCACGGCCTTGCGGGCAATGACGGCGCCGGGGAAACCAGCTATGGCCAGATCCTGGGCCGCGCTGGCCTGGCGGTCACCGACGATGTCGCCGTTTATGCCGCGGGTGGATACGGCCTAGACCTTGGCGCCCCCGAGGAAGATGACATGCTGTTCGGCGCCGGCGTCGAAATGGCGATCACCGGCAATGTTTCGGTCGAGGCGCAATATCTGCGCAGCTTCCCGCTATCGGGTGATAACGCCAAGAACCAGTTTACCGTTGGCGCGAACTATCACTTCTGA
- the msrA gene encoding peptide-methionine (S)-S-oxide reductase MsrA — protein sequence MVRSSAIPLTAPLTRAALAALLFVPVLLLGAWQAGARAEEKPVVIPAPSSDITESGPTATAVFAGGCFWGVQGVFQHVVGVTNAVSGYSGGAAETATYEQTGSGTTGHAETVEVTYDPAVVSYGQLLQIYFSVAHNPTQLNYQGPDHGTQYRSTIFPVSDAQAELARTYIAELDKAGLFEGPIVTTIEPFKAFYPAEQYHQDFLTLNPTWPYIVANDLPKIGALKALFPDEYRDQPVLVGTL from the coding sequence ATGGTACGATCATCCGCCATCCCCTTGACTGCTCCGCTGACCCGCGCTGCTCTGGCGGCGTTGCTTTTTGTGCCGGTCCTATTGCTCGGCGCCTGGCAGGCAGGAGCGCGGGCCGAAGAGAAACCGGTCGTCATTCCGGCACCCTCCAGCGACATCACCGAATCCGGGCCAACAGCAACGGCGGTATTCGCCGGTGGCTGCTTCTGGGGCGTGCAAGGCGTGTTCCAGCACGTGGTCGGCGTCACCAATGCCGTTTCGGGCTATTCGGGCGGCGCAGCGGAGACCGCCACTTACGAGCAGACCGGCAGCGGCACCACCGGGCATGCCGAAACCGTTGAGGTGACCTATGATCCAGCCGTGGTCAGCTATGGCCAATTGCTGCAGATCTATTTTTCGGTCGCGCATAACCCGACCCAGCTCAATTATCAGGGCCCGGATCACGGCACGCAATATCGCTCGACGATCTTTCCCGTCAGCGATGCCCAGGCCGAGCTAGCCCGGACCTACATTGCCGAGCTCGACAAGGCCGGGCTGTTCGAGGGGCCGATCGTCACCACCATCGAGCCGTTCAAGGCATTCTATCCCGCCGAGCAATATCACCAGGATTTCCTGACGCTGAACCCGACCTGGCCCTATATCGTGGCCAATGACCTGCCCAAGATCGGGGCACTCAAGGCGCTGTTCCCCGACGAATATCGTGACCAGCCGGTGCTCGTCGGCACATTATAA
- a CDS encoding epoxide hydrolase family protein yields MTDITPFKIAIPEAKLADLHQRLANTILANEVPGAGWSYGPTTDFVAGMIDRLQNGFDWRAQEAAINQHPQFTTEIDGQTIHFLHVKAGTQNAIPLLLLHGWPGSFVEFLGAIAPLTAAGFDLVIPSLPGFGFSGPTREAGWNDGRIANALLELMSRIGYQRFGVQGGDAGAVIAPAIARAAPDRVIGVHVNAATMGFIPMGPIEPSDIASFSDAEKTRLQRLQQFMAERFGFNALQSSRPQTVAYGITDSPAGLIAWLADMFTGFGDSPDAVDRDKFLTNLLIYWFTGTAASSIRLYYENAHDPEAWSPKPNSGVPTGVAVFARDEVAIRRFSEDGNTITRWTELDSGGHFAALEVPQVWAAEVAAFFTGLK; encoded by the coding sequence ATGACCGACATTACCCCGTTCAAGATTGCCATCCCCGAAGCCAAACTGGCCGATCTGCACCAGCGCCTGGCCAATACGATCCTCGCCAATGAAGTGCCCGGCGCCGGTTGGAGCTATGGCCCCACGACCGATTTCGTCGCCGGCATGATCGACCGCCTGCAAAACGGCTTCGACTGGCGCGCCCAGGAAGCTGCTATCAACCAGCATCCGCAATTCACCACCGAGATCGACGGCCAGACCATTCATTTTCTGCACGTCAAGGCCGGCACCCAGAATGCGATTCCGCTGCTGTTGCTGCATGGCTGGCCGGGCTCGTTTGTCGAATTTCTCGGCGCTATCGCGCCGCTGACCGCCGCCGGCTTCGATCTGGTCATTCCCTCGCTGCCTGGTTTCGGCTTTTCCGGTCCGACGCGCGAGGCCGGCTGGAATGACGGCCGCATTGCCAATGCCCTGCTCGAATTGATGTCGCGCATTGGTTATCAGCGTTTCGGCGTCCAGGGCGGCGACGCCGGGGCCGTGATTGCACCGGCCATTGCCCGTGCCGCACCCGATCGGGTCATCGGCGTGCATGTCAACGCCGCCACCATGGGCTTCATTCCCATGGGCCCGATCGAGCCCAGCGATATCGCCAGCTTCAGCGATGCCGAAAAGACCCGGCTGCAGCGCCTGCAACAGTTCATGGCCGAGCGCTTTGGCTTCAATGCCCTGCAGTCCAGCCGTCCCCAGACCGTGGCCTATGGCATCACCGACTCGCCAGCGGGCCTCATTGCCTGGTTGGCCGATATGTTCACCGGCTTCGGCGATAGCCCCGATGCCGTAGACAGGGACAAGTTCCTGACCAATCTGCTGATCTATTGGTTCACCGGCACGGCTGCGTCTTCGATCCGCCTCTACTACGAAAACGCCCATGACCCAGAGGCATGGTCGCCCAAGCCGAATTCGGGTGTCCCCACCGGGGTGGCCGTTTTCGCCCGCGATGAAGTTGCCATTCGCCGCTTCAGCGAGGATGGCAACACCATCACCCGCTGGACCGAACTCGACAGCGGCGGCCACTTCGCCGCGCTGGAAGTGCCGCAGGTCTGGGCGGCAGAGGTCGCGGCCTTCTTCACCGGCCTCAAATAG